A DNA window from Christiangramia salexigens contains the following coding sequences:
- a CDS encoding DUF3109 family protein, whose protein sequence is MFQIGKTLVSEEIIKNDFVCNISACKGACCIDGEAGAPVEPEERAIMEDIYPKVKPFLRKKGIEAIEAQGVYITRENGEIETPLIDGADCAYVIFDDKGTALCGIEEAYNSGEIDWKKPVSCHLYPVRVEEYSAFAAVNYHRWDICDDACSLGAELQVPIYKFTKDALIRKFGEDWYKELEEVAKQIAK, encoded by the coding sequence ATGTTTCAAATTGGAAAAACTCTGGTATCTGAAGAGATCATAAAAAATGATTTCGTGTGTAATATTTCGGCATGTAAAGGTGCCTGTTGTATAGATGGCGAAGCAGGAGCTCCTGTTGAGCCGGAGGAAAGAGCGATCATGGAAGATATTTACCCGAAGGTGAAGCCTTTTCTTAGAAAGAAAGGCATAGAAGCCATAGAAGCTCAGGGCGTATATATTACCAGGGAAAACGGCGAAATTGAAACCCCTTTGATCGATGGTGCAGATTGTGCCTATGTGATCTTTGATGACAAAGGCACTGCTTTATGCGGTATTGAGGAAGCTTATAATTCCGGAGAAATAGATTGGAAAAAACCGGTTTCCTGTCATTTATATCCGGTTCGGGTTGAAGAATACAGTGCATTCGCTGCTGTGAATTATCACAGATGGGATATTTGCGATGATGCCTGTAGTCTGGGGGCAGAACTTCAAGTCCCTATTTATAAATTCACCAAGGATGCTTTGATAAGGAAATTTGGTGAAGATTGGTATAAGGAGTTGGAAGAAGTTGCGAAACAGATTGCAAAATAA
- a CDS encoding S41 family peptidase, translating to MKKRNKIYTPLLLSIACAIGLILGARMNFDTSDELFSSNPKKQKLNRLIDYIDYEYVDDVNTDSIVDITVNKILENLDPHSVYIPKKEYESVTENMQGDFVGIGVSFYKINDTIVVIKALEDGPSEKIGIRGGDRILYADDTKLFNSDLSEDSLTTKLKGKENTKVKLKVYRKGTDKLLTFNVTRGKVPLKSVDASYMLNDKLGYIKINRFAETTYKEFRKAIKQLKKKGATQIALDLRDNPGGYLSEAINIADEFIKDEKLILYTKNKSGSIEKTFAQRKGEFEDGKVFVLINENSASASEVVAGALQDNDVGTIIGRRSYGKGLVQREMELGDGSAVRLTIARYYTPTGRSIQKPYENGNESYFNDYMRRYKNGELSSEDSIVVNDSLRYETPGGKIVYGGGGIIPDVFIPKNTESEKEKLSILLRGGYMSRYVFDLLEKDRKYYNSISRNDFIDNFKVTQEMTDNFDRYLRRMDVRINPTSVKYKPLLQKYLKAEMAQQLFGTNAFERFLNEDDKMIEKLLELSEQINETS from the coding sequence TTGAAGAAACGGAATAAAATATATACTCCTTTACTCCTGAGTATTGCCTGTGCCATTGGGTTAATTCTTGGCGCAAGGATGAACTTTGACACTTCAGACGAACTTTTTTCTTCAAATCCTAAAAAGCAAAAGCTAAACAGACTAATAGATTATATCGACTACGAATATGTGGACGATGTAAATACAGATAGCATTGTAGATATCACTGTCAACAAAATTCTGGAAAACCTTGATCCACATTCGGTTTATATCCCTAAAAAGGAATATGAATCCGTAACCGAAAATATGCAGGGGGACTTCGTAGGAATTGGAGTTAGCTTTTATAAGATAAATGATACTATCGTCGTAATAAAGGCTTTGGAAGACGGTCCCAGTGAAAAAATTGGAATCCGTGGCGGAGATCGTATTCTATATGCCGATGATACGAAGTTATTCAATAGTGATCTCAGTGAAGATTCGCTCACTACTAAGCTAAAAGGCAAGGAGAACACCAAGGTAAAACTGAAGGTCTATAGAAAAGGCACCGATAAGCTTTTAACTTTCAATGTTACCCGGGGAAAAGTTCCGCTGAAAAGTGTGGATGCGTCTTATATGCTAAATGACAAATTGGGATATATCAAGATCAATCGCTTTGCGGAAACCACATACAAGGAATTCAGAAAAGCTATCAAGCAACTTAAGAAAAAAGGGGCAACACAGATCGCACTGGACCTTCGGGATAATCCAGGCGGCTACCTTTCTGAAGCCATTAATATCGCCGATGAATTTATTAAGGATGAAAAACTGATTCTTTATACTAAGAATAAAAGCGGTTCTATTGAAAAAACCTTTGCTCAGCGAAAAGGCGAGTTCGAGGACGGGAAAGTCTTTGTGCTGATCAACGAAAATTCAGCTTCGGCGAGTGAGGTAGTGGCCGGTGCCCTACAGGATAATGATGTGGGTACAATTATTGGCCGTAGATCTTATGGAAAAGGCCTTGTACAAAGAGAAATGGAATTAGGCGATGGAAGTGCCGTGAGATTGACTATCGCAAGGTATTATACACCAACGGGAAGATCTATTCAAAAACCATATGAGAATGGTAATGAATCTTACTTCAATGATTATATGCGAAGGTATAAGAATGGAGAGCTAAGCAGTGAAGACAGCATTGTAGTGAACGATTCTCTAAGATATGAAACGCCTGGCGGTAAGATCGTCTATGGAGGAGGTGGTATTATTCCTGATGTTTTCATTCCGAAGAATACAGAATCGGAAAAAGAAAAATTAAGCATTCTCCTAAGAGGTGGTTATATGAGCAGGTATGTATTCGACCTTCTTGAAAAAGACAGAAAGTATTATAATTCGATTTCCAGGAACGATTTTATAGATAATTTTAAAGTTACCCAGGAAATGACCGATAACTTTGACCGATACCTTCGCCGCATGGATGTTAGAATAAATCCTACTTCAGTTAAGTATAAGCCATTATTACAAAAATACCTCAAAGCAGAGATGGCTCAGCAACTGTTTGGAACCAATGCCTTTGAACGTTTTCTTAATGAAGACGATAAGATGATTGAAAAGTTATTGGAACTTTCAGAGCAAATAAATGAAACCTCATAG
- a CDS encoding HupE/UreJ family protein, translating into MSQFWLYFQLGLEHVLDWQAYDHILFLVVLVASYTFISWKKVLWLVTLFTLGHTMALFLSVYEIVKVDVDYVEFLIPLTILVTAIFDIATAGKKLRNTNFSLLYFTTIFFGLIHGLGFSSYFKMIATGTDNKFWPLVEFALGIELAQVIVVLVVMILAFIFQNVINVSKRDWVLVTSSIVIGIIIPILQETYKAL; encoded by the coding sequence ATGTCTCAATTTTGGCTCTACTTCCAGCTTGGGCTTGAACATGTTCTAGACTGGCAGGCTTATGACCATATTTTATTTTTAGTTGTACTTGTAGCTTCCTACACTTTTATTTCATGGAAAAAAGTTCTGTGGCTGGTTACACTTTTCACCTTGGGACATACCATGGCGCTCTTTCTTTCTGTCTATGAAATCGTAAAGGTAGACGTAGACTATGTAGAGTTTCTGATCCCGCTTACAATTTTGGTCACCGCTATTTTTGACATTGCTACTGCGGGTAAAAAACTTAGAAACACCAATTTTAGCCTTTTATATTTTACCACCATTTTCTTTGGGCTAATACATGGACTTGGTTTTTCTTCATACTTCAAAATGATCGCTACGGGCACTGATAATAAATTCTGGCCTTTGGTAGAATTTGCATTGGGAATTGAATTGGCCCAAGTAATAGTGGTTCTGGTAGTAATGATCCTGGCTTTCATATTTCAAAATGTCATTAATGTCTCAAAACGCGATTGGGTACTTGTAACCTCATCCATTGTAATTGGAATCATAATTCCCATTCTTCAGGAAACCTATAAGGCATTATAG
- a CDS encoding ribonucleoside-diphosphate reductase subunit alpha, producing MYVVKRDGRKEPVMFDKITARVKKLCYGLNELVDPVKVAMRVIEGLYDNVSTSELDNLAAEIAATMTTSHPDYAKLAARISVSNLHKNTKKSFSEVMTDLYEYVNPRNGEEAPLLSDEVYKVISENKEKLDSTIIYNRDFSYDYFGFKTLERSYLLKLNGEIVERPQHMLMRVSIGIHVDDLDAAIETYELMSKKFFTHATPTLFNSGTPKPQMSSCFLLTMKDDSIDGIYDTLKQTAKISQSAGGIGLSIHNVRATGSYISGTNGTSNGIVPMLRVFNDTARYVDQGGGKRKGSFAMYVEPWHADIFDFLDLKKNHGKEEMRARDLFYAMWMPDLFMKRVQEDAKWTLMCPNECPGLFDCYGEEFEKLYEKYESEGKGRRTIKARELWEKIMESQIETGTPYMLYKDAANRKSNQKNLGTIRSSNLCTEILEYTSPDEVAVCNLASIALPMFVKGEEFDHKELFKITKRVTKNLNKVIDRNYYPVKEAENSNMRHRPIGLGVQGLADTFIKLRMPFTSDEAKKLNQEIFETLYFAAVTASMEMAKTEGAYSTFKGSPISQGEFQYNLWGIKDEDLSGRWDWAKLRKQVMKNGVRNSLLLAPMPTASTSQILGNNEAFEPYTSNIYTRRVLSGEFIVVNKHLLEDLVARDLWTEDVKNAIMRNNGSVQDIDIIPDDLKELYKTVWEMSMKDIIDMSRHRGYFIDQSQSLNLFMENANYSKLTSMHFYAWKSGLKTGMYYLRTKSAVDAIKFTLEKEKKQEPLESKVTAPVKAAETMKTKTTTVVTPPVEEAALSPEELRAIIAQSKEGEGDDCLMCGS from the coding sequence ATGTATGTAGTAAAAAGAGACGGGAGGAAAGAACCCGTGATGTTCGACAAAATTACCGCCAGAGTTAAAAAACTTTGTTATGGTCTTAATGAACTGGTAGACCCTGTAAAAGTTGCCATGAGAGTGATAGAAGGTCTTTATGACAATGTCTCCACCAGCGAACTGGATAACCTGGCAGCCGAAATTGCGGCAACCATGACGACCTCTCACCCAGACTACGCTAAGCTTGCGGCAAGGATATCTGTCTCCAACCTTCACAAAAACACCAAAAAGTCGTTTTCTGAAGTGATGACAGACCTTTACGAATATGTGAATCCCAGAAATGGAGAGGAAGCACCATTACTTTCAGACGAAGTGTATAAGGTGATTTCAGAAAATAAGGAAAAACTGGATTCCACAATTATTTATAACAGGGATTTTAGTTATGACTATTTCGGGTTTAAAACTCTGGAGCGATCTTACCTGTTGAAACTTAACGGTGAGATCGTTGAAAGACCTCAGCATATGCTCATGAGGGTTTCTATAGGGATCCATGTGGATGATCTGGACGCAGCCATAGAAACCTATGAACTTATGTCTAAAAAATTCTTTACTCACGCTACTCCTACACTTTTCAATTCCGGTACTCCAAAACCTCAAATGTCGTCCTGCTTCCTTCTAACAATGAAAGATGACAGTATTGACGGCATATACGATACATTAAAACAAACTGCCAAGATCTCACAGTCGGCGGGAGGAATTGGTCTATCTATTCATAATGTTCGCGCTACGGGATCCTATATTTCGGGAACCAATGGGACATCCAACGGGATCGTTCCAATGTTAAGGGTATTTAATGATACCGCACGTTATGTGGATCAGGGCGGCGGAAAACGAAAAGGCTCCTTCGCAATGTATGTTGAACCATGGCACGCCGATATATTTGATTTCCTTGACCTGAAGAAAAATCACGGAAAAGAAGAAATGCGTGCAAGGGACCTTTTTTATGCGATGTGGATGCCAGATCTTTTTATGAAAAGAGTTCAGGAAGATGCCAAATGGACCTTGATGTGCCCTAATGAGTGTCCGGGTCTATTCGATTGCTACGGGGAGGAATTCGAAAAGCTCTATGAGAAATATGAAAGCGAAGGGAAAGGACGCAGAACAATTAAAGCTCGAGAGCTGTGGGAAAAGATCATGGAATCCCAGATCGAGACTGGAACGCCTTATATGCTGTATAAGGACGCGGCGAACAGAAAATCCAATCAAAAGAACCTTGGAACAATCCGCTCCTCCAACCTTTGTACAGAGATCCTGGAATATACCAGCCCAGATGAAGTGGCAGTTTGCAACCTGGCTTCTATCGCCTTACCAATGTTCGTAAAAGGGGAAGAATTTGATCACAAGGAACTATTTAAGATCACAAAACGAGTTACGAAAAACCTGAACAAGGTTATAGACCGTAATTATTACCCGGTAAAGGAAGCCGAAAATTCCAATATGCGTCACCGTCCCATTGGATTAGGAGTTCAGGGACTGGCCGATACATTTATTAAACTCAGAATGCCTTTCACTTCAGACGAGGCTAAAAAACTCAATCAGGAGATCTTTGAAACCCTTTATTTCGCTGCGGTTACAGCCTCTATGGAAATGGCAAAGACCGAAGGTGCTTATTCCACATTTAAAGGTTCACCAATTAGTCAGGGTGAATTCCAGTATAATCTTTGGGGAATTAAGGATGAAGACCTTAGCGGAAGATGGGACTGGGCTAAACTGCGTAAGCAGGTAATGAAGAACGGAGTGAGAAATTCACTTCTACTTGCTCCAATGCCCACAGCATCTACATCTCAGATACTTGGCAACAACGAGGCTTTTGAGCCCTATACCTCCAATATCTACACAAGAAGAGTTCTTTCAGGAGAATTCATCGTGGTGAATAAACATTTACTAGAAGATCTTGTTGCAAGAGATCTATGGACCGAAGATGTGAAGAACGCTATTATGCGTAATAATGGTTCTGTACAGGATATAGATATTATTCCAGATGATCTGAAAGAGCTTTATAAGACCGTTTGGGAAATGAGCATGAAAGATATTATAGACATGTCCAGACACAGAGGTTATTTTATTGATCAATCTCAATCTCTAAACCTCTTCATGGAAAATGCCAATTACAGTAAGTTAACTTCCATGCATTTCTACGCCTGGAAAAGCGGACTTAAAACCGGAATGTATTATCTGAGAACCAAATCGGCCGTAGATGCCATTAAATTTACGCTTGAAAAGGAGAAAAAACAGGAACCTTTGGAAAGCAAAGTTACGGCTCCTGTAAAGGCAGCCGAAACCATGAAAACAAAAACTACTACCGTGGTCACCCCTCCGGTTGAAGAAGCCGCACTGAGTCCTGAAGAACTTCGGGCGATTATAGCTCAATCCAAAGAAGGAGAAGGAGATGATTGCCTAATGTGCGGATCTTAA
- a CDS encoding ribonucleotide-diphosphate reductase subunit beta encodes MAQQEPILQENKDRFVIFPIKHNDIWDWYKKMEACFWTAEEIDLHQDLNDWSNKLNSDERYFLKHILAFFAASDGIVNENLAENFVNEVQYSEAKFFYGFQIMMENIHSETYSLLIDTYVKDDKEKDKLFKAIEVFPAIKKKADWALKWIESDSFAERLIAFAAVEGIFFSGAFCSIFWLKKRGLMPGLTFSNELISRDEGMHCDFAVHLHNNHLVNKVPKEKIREILIDALNIEREFVTESLPVSLIGMNAKLMTQYLEFVTDRLLVELDCEKEYNVSNPFAFMDMINLQGKTNFFEKRVSEYQKAGVMNKDKESDEISFDADF; translated from the coding sequence ATGGCCCAGCAAGAACCCATTTTACAGGAAAACAAAGATCGGTTTGTGATCTTCCCGATTAAACACAATGATATCTGGGACTGGTATAAAAAAATGGAGGCTTGTTTTTGGACTGCAGAGGAAATCGATCTGCACCAGGACCTAAACGATTGGAGTAATAAACTAAATTCAGACGAGCGTTATTTCTTAAAACATATCCTTGCTTTTTTCGCAGCCTCAGATGGAATTGTAAATGAAAATCTGGCTGAAAATTTTGTAAATGAAGTTCAATACTCTGAAGCTAAATTTTTCTACGGTTTCCAGATCATGATGGAAAACATACATTCAGAGACCTATTCATTGCTTATCGACACCTACGTTAAGGACGACAAGGAAAAGGATAAACTTTTTAAAGCTATAGAAGTATTCCCTGCGATTAAGAAGAAAGCAGACTGGGCGTTAAAATGGATAGAATCCGATTCATTCGCTGAGAGGCTTATCGCTTTCGCAGCCGTAGAAGGGATATTCTTTTCCGGTGCATTTTGCTCTATTTTCTGGCTTAAGAAGCGCGGACTAATGCCAGGGCTTACCTTCTCCAACGAATTAATTTCCAGAGATGAAGGGATGCACTGTGACTTCGCTGTACATCTACACAACAACCACCTTGTAAACAAGGTACCCAAAGAAAAAATCAGAGAGATCCTTATAGATGCTCTTAATATAGAACGAGAATTCGTGACCGAATCTCTACCGGTTAGCTTAATCGGCATGAATGCCAAGCTTATGACCCAGTATCTGGAATTCGTAACAGACAGGCTATTGGTAGAATTAGATTGCGAAAAAGAATACAATGTCTCAAATCCATTCGCTTTTATGGATATGATCAACCTGCAGGGGAAAACCAATTTCTTCGAAAAACGTGTGAGCGAGTATCAAAAAGCGGGCGTGATGAATAAGGACAAAGAATCTGATGAGATCAGCTTTGATGCCGATTTCTAA
- a CDS encoding PorP/SprF family type IX secretion system membrane protein yields MKKIYLSLILFSISFIGFAQQNSQYTQYMYNTSIFNPAYVGSEDVLKVTGLYRSQWVGLEGAPETLTFAINDAVGKNVGLGLSFIQDKIGPGTETNVNADFSYTLRFNNSNLAFGIKAGANWLNVDFNKLSGSENDPLFTRNIDNRFTPNVGVGTYYYSDKYYIGLSVPQLLKTEHFKSNENAETYLAKEELHAYLMGGYVFDINRDLRFKPAFLMKAVNGAPLQVDISANFLIYDKLTLGGAYRYSAALSGLIGFQVSQNLFLGYAYDAETSELRNYNSGSHEFFLRFDIFNTTGYSRSPRFF; encoded by the coding sequence ATGAAAAAAATATATCTAAGCCTAATATTATTCAGCATAAGCTTTATTGGCTTTGCTCAGCAGAATTCACAGTATACCCAGTATATGTACAATACTTCAATTTTCAACCCAGCATATGTGGGTTCTGAAGATGTTCTGAAGGTGACCGGTCTTTACCGGTCACAATGGGTAGGTTTGGAAGGTGCGCCGGAAACACTAACCTTTGCCATTAATGATGCGGTTGGCAAAAATGTAGGTCTGGGATTATCTTTTATTCAGGATAAAATTGGCCCGGGAACAGAAACCAATGTAAATGCCGACTTTTCCTATACGCTAAGATTTAATAATTCAAATCTTGCTTTTGGTATAAAAGCCGGCGCCAACTGGCTGAATGTTGATTTTAATAAACTTAGCGGATCTGAGAATGATCCTTTATTCACAAGAAATATCGACAACCGTTTTACACCAAATGTGGGAGTTGGAACTTATTATTATTCAGATAAGTATTATATCGGCCTATCTGTACCTCAGCTTTTAAAGACAGAGCATTTTAAAAGTAACGAAAATGCAGAAACCTATCTGGCTAAAGAAGAACTGCACGCTTACCTTATGGGAGGCTATGTTTTTGATATAAACAGAGACCTCAGGTTTAAACCGGCCTTTTTGATGAAAGCCGTAAATGGTGCGCCTTTACAGGTTGACATTTCAGCGAACTTTTTGATCTATGATAAGCTTACTTTGGGTGGAGCCTATAGATACAGTGCTGCACTTAGCGGACTTATTGGATTCCAGGTGTCTCAAAACTTATTTCTTGGTTATGCCTATGACGCTGAAACATCTGAATTAAGAAATTACAATTCCGGATCTCATGAGTTCTTTTTAAGGTTTGATATTTTTAATACGACCGGTTATTCCAGATCTCCGAGGTTCTTTTAA
- a CDS encoding NAD(P)-binding domain-containing protein gives MDFDVLIIGGGAAGISCALVIGSALDKPYAEGKKAGIILHQKASPLNSALLNNVFGIPPGTKGSQILKEGVTHLKEIYPELRVISKEKLNEVSEIDGGFQVITSKRIYTASKIVIATGYTSPFRIKGLEDYVIPHKKAKSSKNRIQLKNTDHLVKPGLYVAGTLAGWRSQYSIASGSGAAVATDILTEWNDGNHTKVHDKLV, from the coding sequence ATGGATTTTGATGTTTTGATCATTGGAGGTGGCGCAGCCGGGATCTCCTGCGCGTTAGTGATTGGGTCTGCTTTGGATAAACCCTATGCTGAAGGGAAAAAAGCGGGCATCATTCTACATCAAAAAGCATCACCCCTAAATTCAGCATTATTGAATAATGTTTTCGGAATTCCACCCGGAACTAAAGGCAGTCAGATTCTTAAGGAAGGAGTTACCCATTTAAAAGAAATATATCCTGAACTTAGGGTAATCTCAAAAGAGAAACTAAACGAGGTATCTGAAATAGATGGGGGTTTTCAAGTCATCACAAGTAAACGTATTTATACTGCTTCAAAAATTGTAATCGCTACAGGTTATACAAGTCCGTTTAGAATTAAGGGACTTGAAGACTATGTTATTCCTCATAAAAAGGCTAAAAGTTCTAAAAACAGAATTCAGCTGAAAAATACAGATCACCTGGTTAAGCCAGGGCTTTACGTTGCAGGTACTCTTGCAGGCTGGCGTAGTCAATATTCAATTGCAAGTGGAAGTGGTGCTGCCGTCGCTACAGATATACTTACCGAATGGAATGATGGCAATCACACTAAAGTGCATGATAAATTGGTTTAA
- a CDS encoding deoxycytidylate deaminase, producing the protein MNTKKQLKFDKAYLRIAREWSKLSHCNRKQVGALIVKDRMIISDGYNGTPSGFENFCEDEEGYTKWYVLHAEANAILKVAGSTQSCNDATLYITMSPCKECSKLIHQSGIKRLVYHIDYKDNSGLKFLEKAGVELQQISKLED; encoded by the coding sequence ATGAATACTAAAAAACAGCTGAAATTTGATAAAGCCTATCTTAGAATAGCAAGAGAATGGAGCAAATTATCTCATTGTAATAGAAAGCAGGTTGGCGCGTTAATTGTAAAGGATAGAATGATCATCTCTGATGGATACAATGGAACACCATCGGGATTTGAGAATTTTTGTGAAGACGAAGAAGGTTATACCAAATGGTATGTCCTGCATGCCGAGGCTAATGCGATACTTAAAGTAGCAGGTTCAACTCAATCCTGTAATGATGCAACCTTGTATATCACAATGTCTCCATGTAAGGAATGTAGTAAATTGATCCATCAATCGGGTATTAAGCGACTGGTCTATCATATTGATTACAAGGATAACTCAGGATTAAAATTCCTGGAAAAAGCGGGAGTGGAACTCCAGCAAATAAGTAAACTTGAAGATTGA
- a CDS encoding MarC family protein, whose product MLKVLDFRQIFTAGMVLFAVIDIIGNIPIIIDLRKKVGHIQSEKASIVAGIIMIVFLFLGKEILNLIGIDVNSFAVAGSFILFFLALEMILGISLYKDDAPETASIVPLAFPLIAGAGTMTSLVSLQAEYEMINIIVAILINIIFVYLVLKSSAKIEKILGSQGINVIRKIFGVILLAIAVKLFAANIQNLF is encoded by the coding sequence ATGTTGAAAGTGCTAGATTTCAGACAAATATTTACCGCAGGAATGGTTCTTTTCGCTGTTATAGATATTATTGGGAATATCCCGATCATTATTGATCTGAGGAAGAAAGTAGGGCATATTCAAAGTGAAAAAGCCTCTATAGTTGCCGGGATCATAATGATCGTATTTTTATTTCTGGGTAAGGAGATCCTAAATCTTATTGGAATAGATGTTAACTCATTTGCCGTAGCGGGTTCTTTTATTCTGTTCTTTCTTGCTCTGGAAATGATCCTGGGAATTAGCCTTTATAAGGATGATGCGCCAGAAACAGCTTCTATAGTTCCGCTGGCTTTTCCATTGATTGCCGGAGCGGGGACAATGACTTCTCTTGTATCCCTTCAGGCAGAATATGAAATGATAAATATTATTGTGGCTATACTTATCAATATTATATTTGTATATCTTGTTCTTAAATCTTCTGCGAAGATCGAGAAGATATTGGGAAGCCAGGGAATCAACGTGATCAGAAAGATATTTGGAGTGATATTATTAGCTATTGCTGTAAAACTTTTTGCTGCCAATATTCAGAATTTGTTTTGA